A stretch of Brassica rapa cultivar Chiifu-401-42 chromosome A08, CAAS_Brap_v3.01, whole genome shotgun sequence DNA encodes these proteins:
- the LOC103833579 gene encoding uncharacterized protein LOC103833579 isoform X2 → MRFSLREFAIVTGLPCGKFPMKSKMKLKETISEKPYWPSLFGKAEVATVASVIKLLTRRTVADRVVRIKYACLAILSSVLLPTNMKMKICREHAEAIEDLDEFFSYPWGRLAFDMLMGSIKERDEVALSQNTIAVKGFALALQLVMVEAVPSLTEVVQETCSDSEGDSDEEYDGMSEKPKRKTLSPGHARNVDKQTDVFVRSIIDEDPLRPIDESNLVWSDEEDDEKVNNMVYLINTNFQFTKSMFVGGLSKLDVDRMRETDNLTSKAKKSKKLPVLNTSNDPGYIASLVIEKMKPEFQTMDGNIMQACRRVDSIEGSLVGLVHSVFGKLKEEMLESVRHLVIALTKEEGAAPATIEENLTNTAVRQNGIVPDSNSSPVREANDQTIHNILGNLSSYSTPPNSPRLCQGENPTPKYNEGGLYFEAGGDNVNDSFALSAHSQNHQRAVEINQPLEEENRVQGPAMDMPSFSLGLTQEEALNGNHGITFKESVRHQPESIVKAVDNIEVRHQYRKSKRQKCVPHALLADYECGPEIGSRVKKSQNFIFSSHERNQIDRKYERLLQRVNRHFVYKVSGVSVLGKDILLIAERSKFLTSKVVDILIRLVQYTVQQQFTAHTQHRDVFLDNTYASTITKTYPKFRKSRKKNAYIFPRGVVKIFTTREDSFLQPTRYYFPLNVGKKHWVGICVDHNRGKITVLDSNTSLFTDAIMEKHLQPHLVMLSYLLRLSMQVSGTDEPKRFAVERPKDLAQTQNPADTGLMAVLFMSTHAVYGLEACKNINTDVLVEAGRSAAVMAFECEDMF, encoded by the exons ATGCGGTTTTCCCTTAGAGAATTTGCGATTGTGACCGGTCTACCATGTGGAAAGTTTCCAATGAAATCAAAGATGAAGCTCAAAGAAACTATTTCCGAAAAACCATACTGGCCTTCCCTATTTGGAAAAGCTGAGGTAGCTACAGTGGCTTCTGTGATCAAGTTGCTTACGAGGCGTACAGTTGCAGATCGGGTTGTGCGTATCAAATACGCATGCTTGGCGATATTATCTTCTGTTCTTCTCCCAACAAACATGAAGATGAAAATTTGTAGAGAACATGCTGAGGCTATTGAAGATCTGGACGAATTTTTTTCTTACCCATGGGGAAGACTTGCTTTCGACATGCTTATGGGAA gtatcaaaGAGAGAGACGAGGTTGCTCTGTCACAGAATACCATTGCTGTTAAAGGATTTGCACTTGCCTTGCAGCTTGTGATGGTTGAGGCCGTCCCCTCTCTTACTGAAGTTGTCCAGGAAACGTGTTCTGATTCCGAAGGAGACAGCGACGAAGAATATGATGGTATGAGTGAGAAACCAAAGAGAAAGACGCTTAGTCCTGGTCACGCAAGAAACGTTGACAAGCAAACTGAT GTTTTTGTTAGAAGTATAATTGATGAAGACCCATTGAGACCCATAGACGAGTCAAATTTGGTCTGGTCTGACGAGGAAGATGATGAAAAGGTTAACAACATGGTATATCTCATCAATACAAACTTTCAGTTCACGAAGTCCATGTTTGTTGGTGGGCTGAGTAAGTTAGATGTAGATCGCATGAGAGAAACCGATAATCTGACATCGAAGGCTAAGAAATCGAAGAAACTGCCTGTCCTAAACACTTCAAACGATCCAGGTTACATTGCTTCCCTTGTTATTGAGAAAATGAAACCAGAGTTTCAAACTATGGACGGGAATATCATGCAAGCTTGTAGGAGGGTAGATTCAATAGAGGGATCTTTGGTTGGACTTGTTCACTCTGTTTTTGGGAAGTTAAAAGAAGAAATGCTAGAGTCGGTTAGGCATTTGGTTATTGCGTTGACTAAAGAGGAAGGTGCTGCTCCAGCAACGATTGAAGAGAACCTAACAAATACAGCGGTTAGACAAAATGGCATTGTGCCGGATTCAAATTCGAGTCCAGTTAGAGAAGCAAATGATCAAACTATCCATAACATTCTTGGTAATCTAAGTTCGTACTCCACTCCCCCAAATTCGCCGCGTTTATGCCAG GGGGAGAATCCCACTCCAAAATATAATGAGGGAGGTTTATATTTTGAAGCTGGAGGTGATAACGTTAATGACAGTTTTGCACTTTCAGCTCATAGCCAGAATCATCAACGGGCAGTTGAAATCAATCAACCATTG GAGGAAGAGAACAGGGTACAGGGACCAGCCATGGATATGCCTTCTTTTTCTCTCGGTTTAACGCAAGAAGAGGCGTTGAATGGGAATCATGGTATTACTTTCAAGGAGTCTGTGCGTCATCAGCCTGAGTCTATTGTCAAGGCTGTTGATAACATTGAAGTACGACATCAGTATCGGAAAAGCAAAAGACAAAAGTGTGTTCCTCATGCACTTTTGGCGGATTACGAATGTGGTCCGGAGATTGGGTCACGTGTGAAGAAATCCCAGAACTTCATATTTTCAAGTCATGAACGAAATCAGATCGATAGGAAGTATGAACGGCTTTTACAGAGAGTAAACCGACATTT TGTTTATAAAGTCAGTGGAGTCTCGGTGTTAGGAAAAGATATTCTACTAATTGCAGAGAGATCGAAGTTTCTCACCTCAAAG GTTGTTGACATACTTATACGACTTGTGCAATATACTGTTCAACAACAATTTACTGCACATACTCAGCACAGGGATGTATTTCTTGACAATACATATGCCTCCACAATCACAAAGACATATCCCAAGTTTCGTAAGAGTAGGAAAAAAAATGCCTACATTTTCCCCAGAGGAGTGGTTAAAATATTTACAACAAGGGAAGATTCATTCCTCCAGCCTACCCGGTATTACTTTCCACTAAATGTGGGGAAGAAACATTGGGTAGGTATATGTGTGGATCACAATCGTGGAAAAATAACAGTTCTAGATAGCAATACCTCCTTGTTCACTGATGCAATTATGGAGAAACATCTACAACCTCACTTGGTTATGTTGTCGTATCTTCTCAGACTCTCTATGCAAGTAAGTGGAACTGATGAACCAAAACGTTTTGCTGTTGAGCGTCCCAAAGATCTTGCTCAAACCCAAAATCCAGCCGACACTGGGCTGATGGCTGTGCTATTTATGTCCACCCATGCTGTTTACGGTCTTGAAGCATGCAAGAATATCAATACTGATGTTCTTGTGGAAGCAGGTAGGAGTGCTGCGGTTATGGCTTTTGAGTGTGAAGATATGTTCTAG
- the LOC103833579 gene encoding uncharacterized protein LOC103833579 isoform X1, with protein MRFSLREFAIVTGLPCGKFPMKSKMKLKETISEKPYWPSLFGKAEVATVASVIKLLTRRTVADRVVRIKYACLAILSSVLLPTNMKMKICREHAEAIEDLDEFFSYPWGRLAFDMLMGSIKERDEVALSQNTIAVKGFALALQLVMVEAVPSLTEVVQETCSDSEGDSDEEYDGMSEKPKRKTLSPGHARNVDKQTDVFVRSIIDEDPLRPIDESNLVWSDEEDDEKVNNMVYLINTNFQFTKSMFVGGLSKLDVDRMRETDNLTSKAKKSKKLPVLNTSNDPGYIASLVIEKMKPEFQTMDGNIMQACRRVDSIEGSLVGLVHSVFGKLKEEMLESVRHLVIALTKEEGAAPATIEENLTNTAVRQNGIVPDSNSSPVREANDQTIHNILGNLSSYSTPPNSPRLCQGENPTPKYNEGGLYFEAGGDNVNDSFALSAHSQNHQRAVEINQPLEEENRVQGPAMDMPSFSLGLTQEEALNGNHGITFKESVRHQPESIVKAVDNIEVRHQYRKSKRQKCVPHALLADYECGPEIGSRVKKSQNFIFSSHERNQIDRKYERLLQRVNRHFCAISVYKVSGVSVLGKDILLIAERSKFLTSKVVDILIRLVQYTVQQQFTAHTQHRDVFLDNTYASTITKTYPKFRKSRKKNAYIFPRGVVKIFTTREDSFLQPTRYYFPLNVGKKHWVGICVDHNRGKITVLDSNTSLFTDAIMEKHLQPHLVMLSYLLRLSMQVSGTDEPKRFAVERPKDLAQTQNPADTGLMAVLFMSTHAVYGLEACKNINTDVLVEAGRSAAVMAFECEDMF; from the exons ATGCGGTTTTCCCTTAGAGAATTTGCGATTGTGACCGGTCTACCATGTGGAAAGTTTCCAATGAAATCAAAGATGAAGCTCAAAGAAACTATTTCCGAAAAACCATACTGGCCTTCCCTATTTGGAAAAGCTGAGGTAGCTACAGTGGCTTCTGTGATCAAGTTGCTTACGAGGCGTACAGTTGCAGATCGGGTTGTGCGTATCAAATACGCATGCTTGGCGATATTATCTTCTGTTCTTCTCCCAACAAACATGAAGATGAAAATTTGTAGAGAACATGCTGAGGCTATTGAAGATCTGGACGAATTTTTTTCTTACCCATGGGGAAGACTTGCTTTCGACATGCTTATGGGAA gtatcaaaGAGAGAGACGAGGTTGCTCTGTCACAGAATACCATTGCTGTTAAAGGATTTGCACTTGCCTTGCAGCTTGTGATGGTTGAGGCCGTCCCCTCTCTTACTGAAGTTGTCCAGGAAACGTGTTCTGATTCCGAAGGAGACAGCGACGAAGAATATGATGGTATGAGTGAGAAACCAAAGAGAAAGACGCTTAGTCCTGGTCACGCAAGAAACGTTGACAAGCAAACTGAT GTTTTTGTTAGAAGTATAATTGATGAAGACCCATTGAGACCCATAGACGAGTCAAATTTGGTCTGGTCTGACGAGGAAGATGATGAAAAGGTTAACAACATGGTATATCTCATCAATACAAACTTTCAGTTCACGAAGTCCATGTTTGTTGGTGGGCTGAGTAAGTTAGATGTAGATCGCATGAGAGAAACCGATAATCTGACATCGAAGGCTAAGAAATCGAAGAAACTGCCTGTCCTAAACACTTCAAACGATCCAGGTTACATTGCTTCCCTTGTTATTGAGAAAATGAAACCAGAGTTTCAAACTATGGACGGGAATATCATGCAAGCTTGTAGGAGGGTAGATTCAATAGAGGGATCTTTGGTTGGACTTGTTCACTCTGTTTTTGGGAAGTTAAAAGAAGAAATGCTAGAGTCGGTTAGGCATTTGGTTATTGCGTTGACTAAAGAGGAAGGTGCTGCTCCAGCAACGATTGAAGAGAACCTAACAAATACAGCGGTTAGACAAAATGGCATTGTGCCGGATTCAAATTCGAGTCCAGTTAGAGAAGCAAATGATCAAACTATCCATAACATTCTTGGTAATCTAAGTTCGTACTCCACTCCCCCAAATTCGCCGCGTTTATGCCAG GGGGAGAATCCCACTCCAAAATATAATGAGGGAGGTTTATATTTTGAAGCTGGAGGTGATAACGTTAATGACAGTTTTGCACTTTCAGCTCATAGCCAGAATCATCAACGGGCAGTTGAAATCAATCAACCATTG GAGGAAGAGAACAGGGTACAGGGACCAGCCATGGATATGCCTTCTTTTTCTCTCGGTTTAACGCAAGAAGAGGCGTTGAATGGGAATCATGGTATTACTTTCAAGGAGTCTGTGCGTCATCAGCCTGAGTCTATTGTCAAGGCTGTTGATAACATTGAAGTACGACATCAGTATCGGAAAAGCAAAAGACAAAAGTGTGTTCCTCATGCACTTTTGGCGGATTACGAATGTGGTCCGGAGATTGGGTCACGTGTGAAGAAATCCCAGAACTTCATATTTTCAAGTCATGAACGAAATCAGATCGATAGGAAGTATGAACGGCTTTTACAGAGAGTAAACCGACATTT ttgtgcgATCAGTGTTTATAAAGTCAGTGGAGTCTCGGTGTTAGGAAAAGATATTCTACTAATTGCAGAGAGATCGAAGTTTCTCACCTCAAAG GTTGTTGACATACTTATACGACTTGTGCAATATACTGTTCAACAACAATTTACTGCACATACTCAGCACAGGGATGTATTTCTTGACAATACATATGCCTCCACAATCACAAAGACATATCCCAAGTTTCGTAAGAGTAGGAAAAAAAATGCCTACATTTTCCCCAGAGGAGTGGTTAAAATATTTACAACAAGGGAAGATTCATTCCTCCAGCCTACCCGGTATTACTTTCCACTAAATGTGGGGAAGAAACATTGGGTAGGTATATGTGTGGATCACAATCGTGGAAAAATAACAGTTCTAGATAGCAATACCTCCTTGTTCACTGATGCAATTATGGAGAAACATCTACAACCTCACTTGGTTATGTTGTCGTATCTTCTCAGACTCTCTATGCAAGTAAGTGGAACTGATGAACCAAAACGTTTTGCTGTTGAGCGTCCCAAAGATCTTGCTCAAACCCAAAATCCAGCCGACACTGGGCTGATGGCTGTGCTATTTATGTCCACCCATGCTGTTTACGGTCTTGAAGCATGCAAGAATATCAATACTGATGTTCTTGTGGAAGCAGGTAGGAGTGCTGCGGTTATGGCTTTTGAGTGTGAAGATATGTTCTAG
- the LOC108869299 gene encoding uncharacterized protein LOC108869299 translates to MKILTSISVTTFLLQVMNDKPHNGVIGEVMRSRYAGNSGPPRPNEIIQVILGDHNVNISYWKAWRSREVALDYAKGSSGESYKLLPDYLQRLVVANPGTITHMETQFEAGFGHRFKYMVLALAASVNGFKRMRSVIIIDGTHLRERRNVTDNGSGRFTPRVLEIVAGNFEQSGGMLATKINSLEYEVQDKEGASFHVNLSTNSCTCNVFQTLLIPCPHAISAAIKAKVRVETLVSEVYSLECLASAYKDDIFPISKINTEQNQQSGAGDLDILPPATKRPPGRPRKSKILSTGEIRMKAPRKKHVCSRCKGSGHNRATCKAAI, encoded by the exons ATGAAGATATTAACGTCAATCTCTGTAACGACTTTCTtattgcaggttatgaacgacAAGCCACACAATGGGGTCATTGGAGAGGTGATGAGGTCCAGATATGCTGGAAATAGTGGTCCACCAAGGCCTAATGAAATTATTCAAGTAATATTGGGTGATCACAATGTTAACATCTCCTATTGGAAAGCTTGGCGTTCGAGAGAGGTTGCACTCGATTATGCTAAAGGCTCTTCAGGTGAATCATATAAGCTGCTTCCGGATTACCTCCAAAGACTCGTTGTTGCAAACCCAGGAACAATTACTCATATGGAGACACAATTCGAAGCAGGATTTGGGCATAGGTTCAAGTACATGGTTTTAGCTCTTGCTGCTTCGGTTAATGGATTCAAACGCATGCGTAGTGTCATTATAATCGATGGCACACATTTGCGAG AAAGACGTAATGTTACCGACAATGGGAGTGGCCGTTTCACCCCACGTGTGCTAGAGATAGTAGCTGGAAATTTTGAGCAAAGCGGAGGGATGCTTGCAACTAAGATAAATAGTTTGGAATACGAAGTGCAGGACAAAGAAGGAGCATCGTTCCACGTCAATCTTTCAACTAACAGTTGCACTTGTAATGTCTTCCAAACACTACTTATACCATGTCCACACGCTATTTCAGCTGCAATCAAAGCAAAAGTGAGGGTGGAAACACTTGTTTCTGAAGTTTACAGTTTAGAGTGTCTTGCGTCAGCTTACAAAGATGATATATTTCCCATCAGCAAGATCAATACCGAACAGAATCAGCAAAGCGGAGCAGGTGATTTGGATATCCTCCCGCCAGCAACCAAACGACCACCAGGCCGTCCCCGTAAGAGCAAGATACTATCAACCGGCGAAATAAGG atgaaAGCTCCAAGAAAGAAACATGTTTGTAGCCGGTGCAAAGGAAGTGGACACAATCGGGCTACATGTAAAGCTGCGATATAA